The genomic window GCCGGTTTCCCCCATAAAATGAAAACAACAGGCTTATCACGCTCATTCAGCTTCTTGATCACTGCATCTGTCAGCTGTTCCCAGCCTTGTCCGCGATGAGAATACGCCTGACCTGCTCGAACCGTTAATACTGTGTTTAGTAATAGGACCCCCTGCTTCGCCCAACTCTCCAAAAAGCCATGATTGACTGGTGCATACCCTAAATCTTCCTGTAGCTCTTTATAGATATTAACCAAGGATGGTGGTGTCTTGATGCCTGGCTGCACAGAAAAGCTCAACCCATGTGCCTGGTTTGGTCCATGGTAAGGATCTTGTCCTAGAATAACCACTTTGACATCCTCATAAGGAGTCAACTCTAATGCAGTATAGATATGGTACATATCCGGATAAATCGTCTGTGTGGCATACTCCGTTTTCAAAAACGTTCTTAACTCACTATAATAGGGTTGGCTAAATTCGTCCGCCAACATTTCTTGCCAGCTATTATGAATAATTGTCTTCATGTCCTCAGCTCCTTTACCTAACTAGAATAACCAACTTTATTAAAAGTTACAAGGAATTTTATTATAACAGTTAGACTGAAAACATGGTAAACTATAGATACGTAAAATGAATGAGGTGGAAATAGTTTATGATTAAGTTAATAGCTTCAGATATGGATGGTACATTGCTAGATTCTAAGATGGCCATTTCTGATGACAACGCTTCTGCTATTCGTGAAGCGGCTCGTCAAGGTGTCGAATTTATGGTGGCTACTGGTCGGGCATACTCAGAAGCGCAACCTGCATTGGAAGAAGCGGGGATCGATTGTGCAATGATCACGCTAAATGGAGCACAGGTTTTCGATAAGCAAGGAAAGACGATTTTTACTGCTGGGATCGAGAAAGCTACTGCTAAAAAAGTTCTAGATCTACTTGATCAAAATAATATTTATTATGAGATTTCTACAAATGAGGGAATCTTCTCCGAGCATCAGGAAAAGAGAATTGAGAATTTTGCTGCGCATATTGCAGAAACCATGCCTCACTTAACCTATAA from Enterococcus sp. 9E7_DIV0242 includes these protein-coding regions:
- a CDS encoding uracil-DNA glycosylase, encoding MKTIIHNSWQEMLADEFSQPYYSELRTFLKTEYATQTIYPDMYHIYTALELTPYEDVKVVILGQDPYHGPNQAHGLSFSVQPGIKTPPSLVNIYKELQEDLGYAPVNHGFLESWAKQGVLLLNTVLTVRAGQAYSHRGQGWEQLTDAVIKKLNERDKPVVFILWGKPAQDKIRMIDTNKHIIIKSPHPSPLSAHRGFFGSKPFSQANQALEQLGETPINWQLPDTVY